Genomic segment of Apium graveolens cultivar Ventura chromosome 7, ASM990537v1, whole genome shotgun sequence:
ttaccaaggatggaaaatttctaaatgtcaaagctggcacattctcaagatttaggattgatttactgaGTAACTATTCAATACTTGACaaactcaaacttgtggaagaTTTAAGAGGAACACCAATCATTGAGGAACTGGAAATACTTGTAAATTTAAAGGACCTAATTAGCGAAGAAACAGGAGATGAGACATTTGTCTGATGTGTGTATCTGTTGGACCCAAGAAATCACGTAATGTATGAATGTTATATTTGTGTCAATTTGTATGTAAAGTCTAATTGTtcattttagcttggggttagtcttgttatcaggcatgaatttgtgataagcaatcttctcacaaattgggggagactgttgtacaagacatgcatgtgcaataacaagactaagtcaaattgacaaccctagtaagttatatgataatctaagtttacattttgtattgtatcacttaagtctgtaaaagtgtaattAGATAAGATTGGATtattttctgtaaacagtctcaagcctaagaataaaactctggaagatcatgaagatcatgcctcagggaagtgtgaagaagcttggagttgaataattatgttttaagaaaaatattctaagtcaagaaatctacaagtcacatattaagtcttatagagaagtcattcgagaactccagaatgacttagcgagaagtcaagaaaagcttatagagaagtctcagagatatcgacaagctaaaatgaagacatgaagattggagatatcgacaagtcaaaatatcactagagatctttgagatatcgataagtcaaattgtcactagagatctctgagatatcgacaagtcatttcttcactagagaactcagagatatcgataagccaaaatgaagacacaaagattggagatctcgacaagcctaaatctcttatagagaactcaagagacttcgataagtcaaaacaactatggagtaataagagatctcaaTAAGCTATTATACTTATCGAGCTATCGAATTCTCTATAtgacaaactggagatctcgatatgaaacTCAAACTACAAAATATAGAttagttaaatatccaagattatcaatcaactaacaaatcaatcactgataTAAAatgtctacaaaagcagcttgaagagtacaagatcaaatgccaagattaactgacaaagtaaagtcacagacatgcacgatttgtaaagatacactaagccaaaaatagaaagatttagttatccaaaagtagggtttagtacatactattgcatgctgtgtaaaaccagtgtttactgttctataaagtaaacactaaATGCTTTGTTTTAGAagtaacaaaatagatctagaaaatcttgtaactctcaagagagaagctgagttcttaacatactaagaacccagaaatttgtagcaaaatactagcttgatttttatataaaattaagtaagaTTTGAAAGCTTGTGTTCACTGTCTTTAgttcagttaacataatattgtTACATTTCTTTTTTGCTTTGTTCATCAAgtctaaaaaaattaaaaagccattaaaattgtctaaaacacattcaccactttttgttgtattcattacccaatAAAAGCATCTCACACGGATCGTCTTTTGTTGGGAATTCTTATGTTCAAAGCACTTGCAGCCGTAGATTAAACGAAATGATGCCACATCTTAGCCATATAAGTTGTTTCAAACCAAGTACTCTTACTGTCCTACATTTTATTCATCTAAATATCATCACGACAACCTCACAAACCATAAAAAGATGCTTTACAATCCAATATCCATCTTCTCACTTTATACATGAATTGCTTCCACCTTTCTTAGCTCCTTCTGTTTTTTAGGTTTTCCAATCCATCCCGACGCTACGATTTTAACCAAACCAAATACATTGGTGCTACTGCAAGTGAAAACACTCAATCCTGGTAGTTTATTCACATAGGAGAAGAAGATACAATTCAAATAAGGTAGAGACATTATACTTTTAGGTGTACTTAATCATTTTTGAATAAATGTCTGTAACTATAATCTGATTATATTCATTGTTCCCGATGAATTTTGTATGTGATCAAATCTTATTATCAAATCTGTGGTAGTTTTCTTAACATATTCTCTTAAATACGAAATTTAGATTTGAATTCTGGTATTTTATTGGAAAGTTGTTTTGTTATGTGGCCAATTTTTGACTAATAAGGAACGACCATAGATGGTGGCATTCTGACCTGTAGAATCTTTGTACTATACAATATGCAGCAAACTATCAATGGTTTtgtttcattttaattaaattttttcTGGGTTCGTTGGTACGTAGGACGGATGTTCTTCAGCATTCCCCGTTATAAGTTATCTATTTccaaatttttattttgttcaataTTTTTGGTACTAGTCCGAATGTGGTTCCTATTTGTGAGCCATATTTATTAATTTATGACGAAATATGTATTTATGACGAAAATTTTATTTGCGACGAAATTAGTATTTGTGACAAAAATCTGAACTTAAAACTTGAGCAAAAATGACGAATTCTTTTCATCATAATTGGACCAATTGCTACGTTTCTAGTGTAAAAATTTCATCACAAATGGTCTAATTTGTTGTAATGGTGTTATAAAACGTAATAAATTAAATGGATAATCGGAATTAAAATGAAAGATATTTTAGTAAATTCTATTTCTTTTTAGTTTTAAGAGATTATTATCTTATTGTTTCTGTTATGCCCATTTTCCTTATATTAgtcttttaaaaaaaaattataaacgGTCAAACATGTTGCCATCACTTTTTAACGCACTGCTCCAAGAAGTATTTTAAAAgcataaattaattatttttatcttTCCACTATTTTTTTTTGGATCCGAAATATTCCCTTGGGCAAAATTTTCTGCTATTCAATGCGGGCCCTTAAACTATAAAGTTGAGGTCCATGAAGCTAGAGCTGTTCGCGAACCGAGccgttcgcgaacaagctcgagctcgactcgttaagggctcggttcggctcggttcgttaagggctcgagctcgagccgagcttttggtatgttcggctcgagctcggctcggctcgagctcggctcgagctcggctcgagctcggctcgagctcggctcggttcgactcgagctcggctcggctcgaaaaaaaattaaaaaaaaaatattttttatatatttaattattatgaaatttatttagattttttataaatatttttaaattattgaactatacgaatgtcaaaatatatattttagtaatttgaaaaattcagatattaaaaattaatctttaatttgatattttaataattaacaagtgatttgactactacttgtaactagtatttatttcctgatcggtgtttcgattttttgaaattatttataaatgatccaaccgtacggatgtcaagatctatatatttaagtgatataataaaaatttagaaaaaataaatatatttggtttgctattttaacagttaactagtagtttgagtagtacttctcccatattaatgttttaattttttaaaaaatatttatgaatgatccaactgtacggatgttaatatctatatattttagtaatatgacaaaatttttagaaaaaaataaatgtatttggtttgttattttgacaatcaaccaattgTTTGAACAGTACTTagaactagtgtttagtctcatattaatgtttcaatttttttaaaaatatttatgaatgatccaaccgtacggatgttaagatctatatattttagtgacatggcaaaagttttagaaaaaaataaatgtatttggtttattattttaacagtcaaccggtgttttgacctttacttgtaactagtgtttagtctcgtattaatgttttgatttttaaaaaaatatttatagatgatccaaccgtacggatgttaatatctatatattttagtgacatgataaaaattttagaaaaaaataaatttattttgtttgttattttgacaatcaaccacttgtttgaataatacttgtaactagtgtttagtctcgtattcatgttttgatttttttaaaaatatttatagatgatctaaccgtacagatgttaatatctacatattttagtgacatggcaaaagttttagaaaaaaataaatgtatttggtttgttattttaacagtcaaccggtgttttgacctttacttgtaactagtgtttagtctcgtattaatgtttcgatttttttaaaaatatttatgaatgatccaaccgtacggatgttaagatcaatatattttagtgatatggcaaaaattttagaaaaaaataagaGTATTTGGTGtattattttaatagtcaaccggtgttttgaccagaattttttaattcggctcggctcggctcatctcgttttgatggagaaagctcgtgttcggctcgactcgattttgttcgataaaagctcgtgttcggctcgttcgtTAACGAGCTCGAACACAGGTTTTTGTTCgttaagaaagctcggctcggctcggctcgtcagaaaaaaattaaaactcggctcggttcgatcaaaactcggctcggctcggttcgtgaacagctaTACATGGAGCATTGTGTTATATAAGTTACATCCCTCTCAAGGAAAAAACCCTAGTTCCTCAAAAATATTACGATCGGAATCGCCAGTGATGGCTAGATTTGAGTCGCAATAATCTTGTATTACGAAGGAATAAATAGTTATTGTGTGCTTCTTTTAATCAACTCATCAAGTAGCCATGGATGATAGTGAACAAGTAGATATGGATGATAGTCAACAATGGTTGAGATTTTTAATACCTTACTCCTTGAAACAACACTTCCCTAGTTTCTGGTCAAGTATTCAGAAACACGATGAGTCCGCTCCTCCTCTTAAAGGCCTACGGAAATTGTCGCCCACTGTTTTTCACAGGTTCAAGTCCGACAACCACAAGGACGATGGACTTAGCCATGCAGTTCTGAAAGTTGCACCTTACGTAGTGTCTGTATCGCTTTTCTGTGGGGTGCGTAGGCTACATGATTGTTCGGGTTTCATTATTGGTTGGGATGATGGTAATGGCCAAGCTACAGTTATCCTTCTGCCAAAATCACGAGGCTACGAAAGTGAGAGAATTATTATGTTGCTGTTCGACTTGCTAGTGGAAATATTCTTTTGGCCGAAGAGGACTATGTTGATTTTTATCACAACATAGTGACTCTTAAGGTGAAGTCGGATGCAAAAATAGAACCGTTAGATCTTAATTTATCTACTGGAGGGCCTCAAGAGAGTGTAGGACAAGTTGTGTCTGCTTTGGGAAGAGATTTCTACACTTGCAGACTGATGGAAACTAGTGGAATATGTTGCGAGGATTATCCTTATTTTGGATGTGAGCTGCTTGTTAGCTCAATTTGTAGCAGTAGTGGGAAACATGAAGGAGGACCGCTCATTACTAAGATGGGTAATGTGGTTGGCATCAGCTTTTCCGATGGCTCTGGATGTGTTCATCCTCTTCCGACATCAGTAATCCGTTCATGCCTCGACAAATGGAATTCTAGTGGCGGCAGCATTATCATAAGACCTTGGTTTGGGATGACTGTAATTGATATCAGTCAGCTCCCTCGTGCTGAATTGAAAACAATAACTAAAGTTTCTGGTGATGGTACTATTGTTCTAAATACTACTGTTGTAAAAGAGGTGTATGAAGGGTCGCCAGCTGATAAAGTCGGAGTGCATCCTGGAGATACACTCTATACTTTGGAGAAGAGTCGGAACAAAATCACTATAAAATCTGCTTCTCAGTATGCCCAAGAACTAAGTAACATATCTGACGAATTGAGTGTCTATAGTCCCGAAAAAACTCCTCTGGATATCAGGGTGTTGGTACATGGATATGATTCTCATATTTGTAAAGTTGTGCATGCcgagaatcttcaagtcaatgATAGGAGGTTCTGTTCTAGTTGGGGAGATGAGCCATCCTAATTACACGTACATGAAACCTCTGTTTGGGTCTCAAACAGAAGCTCCACATGAAGTTGATGGTGCAGATGAATATGGAATTAACACTGGTGTCATTTCGGAGCCTA
This window contains:
- the LOC141673471 gene encoding putative protease Do-like 14, whose translation is MDDSEQVDMDDSQQWLRFLIPYSLKQHFPSFWSSIQKHDESAPPLKGLRKLSPTVFHRFKSDNHKDDGLSHAVLKVAPYVVSVSLFCGVRRLHDCSGFIIGWDDGNGQATVILLPKSRGYEKDYVDFYHNIVTLKVKSDAKIEPLDLNLSTGGPQESVGQVVSALGRDFYTCRLMETSGICCEDYPYFGCELLVSSICSSSGKHEGGPLITKMGNVVGISFSDGSGCVHPLPTSVIRSCLDKWNSSGGSIIIRPWFGMTVIDISQLPRAELKTITKVSGDGTIVLNTTVVKEVYEGSPADKVGVHPGDTLYTLEKSRNKITIKSASQYAQELSNISDELSVYSPEKTPLDIRVLVHGYDSHICKVVHAENLQVNDRRFCSSWGDEPS